One stretch of Macaca nemestrina isolate mMacNem1 chromosome 17, mMacNem.hap1, whole genome shotgun sequence DNA includes these proteins:
- the LOC105469084 gene encoding transcription factor SOX-9: MNLLDPFMKMTDEQEKGLSGAPSPTMSEDSAGSPCPSGSGSDTENTRPQENTFPKGEPDLKKESEEDKFPVCIREAVSQVLKGYDWTLVPMPVRVNGSSKNKPHVKRPMNAFMVWAQAARRKLADQYPHLHNAELSKTLGKLWRLLNESEKRPFVEEAERLRVQHKKDHPDYKYQPRRRKSVKNGQAEAEEATEQTHISPNAIFKALQADSPHSSSGMSEVHSPGEHSGQSQGPPTPPTTPKTDVQPGKADLKREGRPLPEGGRQPPIDFRDVDIGELSSDVISNIETFDVNEFDQYLPPNGHPGVPATHGQVTYTGSYGISSTAATPAGAGHVWMSKQQAPPPPPQQPPQAPPAPQAPPQQQAAPPQQPAAPPQQPQAHTLTTLSSEPGQSQRTHIKTEQLSPSHYSEQQQHSPQQIAYSPFNLPHYSPSYPPITRSQYDYTDHQNSSSYYSHAAGQGTGLYSTFTYMNPAQRPMYTPIADTSGVPSIPQTHSPQHWEQPVYTQLTRP, from the exons ATGAATCTCCTGGACCCCTTCATGAAGATGACCGACGAGCAGGAGAAGGGCCTGTCCGGCGCCCCCAGCCCCACCATGTCCGAGGACTCCGCGGGCTCGCCCTGCCCGTCGGGCTCCGGCTCGGACACCGAGAACACGCGGCCCCAGGAGAACACGTTCCCCAAGGGCGAGCCCGACCTGAAGAAGGAGAGCGAGGAGGACAAGTTCCCCGTGTGCATCCGCGAGGCAGTCAGCCAGGTGCTCAAGGGCTACGACTGGACGCTGGTGCCCATGCCGGTGCGCGTCAACGGCTCCAGCAAGAACAAGCCGCACGTCAAGCGGCCCATGAACGCCTTCATGGTGTGGGCGCAGGCGGCGCGCAGGAAGCTCGCGGACCAGTACCCGCACTTGCACAACGCCGAGCTCAGCAAGACGCTGGGCAAGCTCTGGAG ACTTCTGAACGAGAGCGAGAAGCGGCCCTTCGTGGAGGAGGCGGAGCGGCTGCGTGTGCAGCACAAGAAGGACCACCCGGATTACAAGTACCAGCCGCGGCGGAGGAAGTCGGTGAAGAACGGGCAGGCGGAGGCAGAGGAGGCCACGGAGCAGACGCACATCTCCCCCAACGCCATCTTCAAGGCGCTGCAGGCTGACTCGCCGCACTCCTCCTCCGGCATGAGCGAAGTGCACTCCCCCGGCGAGCACTCGG GGCAATCCCAGGGCCCACCgaccccacccaccacccccaaAACCGACGTGCAGCCGGGCAAGGCTGACCTGAAGCGAGAGGGGCGCCCCCTGCCAGAGGGGGGCAGACAGCCCCCCATCGACTTCCGCGACGTGGACATCGGCGAGCTGAGCAGCGACGTCATCTCCAACATCGAGACCTTCGACGTCAACGAGTTTGACCAGTACCTGCCGCCCAACGGCCACCCGGGGGTGCCGGCCACGCATGGCCAGGTCACCTACACGGGCAGCTACGGCATCAGCAGCACCGCGGCCACCCCGGCGGGCGCGGGCCACGTGTGGATGTCCAAGCAGCAGGCGCCGCCGCCACCCCCGCAGCAGCCTCCGCAGGCCCCGCCGGCCCCGCAGGCGCCCCCCCAGCAGCAGGCGGCGCCCCCGCAGCAGCCGGCCGCGCCCCCGCAGCAGCCACAGGCGCACACGCTGACCACACTGAGCAGCGAGCCGGGCCAGTCCCAGCGAACGCACATCAAGACGGAGCAGCTGAGCCCCAGCCACTACAGCGAGCAGCAGCAGCACTCGCCCCAGCAGATCGCCTACAGCCCCTTCAACCTTCCGCACTACAGCCCTTCCTACCCGCCCATCACCCGCTCGCAGTACGACTACACCGACCACCAGAACTCCAGCTCCTACTACAGCCACGCGGCGGGCCAGGGCACCGGCCTCTACTCCACCTTCACCTACATGAACCCCGCCCAGCGCCCCATGTACACCCCCATCGCCGACACCTCTGGGGTTCCTTCCATCCCGCAGACCCACAGCCCGCAGCACTGGGAACAACCAGTCTACACACAGCTCACCCGACCTTGA